A window of Solanum stenotomum isolate F172 chromosome 3, ASM1918654v1, whole genome shotgun sequence contains these coding sequences:
- the LOC125857849 gene encoding uncharacterized protein LOC125857849 — translation MAGRKLKKICKLCGDVGFQIATVTGHDGKDVDVHEYCQVDCYKDAPDNWCCEKCVRKQKNENSEGSEIHVCTSICQSTLPPEKRSKFLGEREINWKKEEQIRKTKYLPVEEAIGLLNSGSSRVMSAKSKTTETRGNLSKPRTQISDVFPKKKTLQYSLGLTGYKKPHSFLNFKTTEPSIKQVESSKGPGGVTILEHMNFNVVKASGMMNPPMTHPCDPALAHSWKGSFEISGASEFVQSDLNNFIQVHPPSKVKRKVYEFSGKLPHTLKFELVPRGKIWTKLFNNHCPGKEDVGLYFFTSERERSGIYTSLVEYMRSRDFVMRMVINDVELLVLASTTLHNDSQTWNNEYFLWGLFYRIRQYTNGCAEGGSNEVIDMEIDMIAGENV, via the exons ATGGCAGGAAGAAAACTG AAAAAAATTTGTAAACTTTGCGGTGATGTAGGTTTTCAAATTGCAACAGTTACCGGCCATGACGGTAAAGATGTTGACGTGCACGA GTATTGCCAGGTGGACTGTTATAAAGATGCACCAGATAATTGGTGTTGTGAAAAATGTGtcagaaaacaaaaaaatgaaaactctGAGGGATCAGAGATACATGTCTGTACAAGTATTTGTCAAAGCACTCTTCCACCAGAGAAACGTAGTAAGTTTCTTGGTGAGCGTGAGATCAATTGGAAAAAAGAGGAACAAATCAGGAAAACAAAGTATCTACCTGTTGAAGAAGCAATTGGTCTATTGAATTCTGGCTCTTCAAGAGTTATGTCAGCTAAATCCAAGACGACTGAGACTCGAGGGAATTTAAGCAAACCTAGAACTCAGATTTCAGATGTTTTTCCTAAGAAGAAAACACTACAGTATTCTTTAGGGTTAACAGGATATAAGAAACCTCACAGTTTTCTAAATTTCAAAACAACCGAACCGAGCATAAAACAAGTCGAATCATCTAAAG GTCCTGGGGGAGTTACCATTCTAGAGCATATGAATTTCAATGTTGTGAAAGCGAGTGGAATGATGAATCCACCTATGACACACCCCTGTGATCCTGCTCTAGCTCATTCCTGGAA GGGAAGTTTTGAAATCTCAGGTGCTTCAGAATTTGTACAAAGCGACCTCAATAATTTTATCCAGGTTCATCCTCCTTCTAAAGTTAAACGTAAGGTGTATGAGTTTTCAGGGAAATTGCCTCATACTCTTAAATTTGAACTAGTTCCGCGCGGAAAGATTTGGACAAAGCTATTCAATAATCATTGTCCAGGTAAAGAAGACGTAGGACTATATTTCTTTACAAGTGAGAGAGAAAG GTCTGGGATATATACTTCTCTGGTGGAGTACATGCGTAGCAGGGATTTTGTGATGAGAATGGTTATAAATGATGTTGAGCTGCTTGTACTTGCATCCACAACGCTGCACAATGATTCTCAAA CATGGAACAATGAGTACTTTCTGTGGGGGTTATTTTACCGCATCAGACAATACACAAATGGATGTGCTGAAGGGGGCAGCAACGAAGTGATTGATATGGAGATAGACATGATAGCTGGAGAAAATGTGTGA